One genomic segment of Arachis duranensis cultivar V14167 chromosome 4, aradu.V14167.gnm2.J7QH, whole genome shotgun sequence includes these proteins:
- the LOC107485421 gene encoding LOW QUALITY PROTEIN: protein SCARECROW (The sequence of the model RefSeq protein was modified relative to this genomic sequence to represent the inferred CDS: deleted 1 base in 1 codon): protein MAACALFTGASNNTAEDGNVSTTTTTTNGAAAAGSGSSPLTSASSNISASEEQQQQQHMLLLHGTSGFMNQPHCERKLVRKRMASEMELHPSITNTNTTTTTISEYPRFPRRTTNNINTSSFIQKGSPVGTGSNCNYPYNNNNNNNNNINNNNNSNSISDVVVSRDNVTIPNYPIVTLTTNYSTMMLPSLSSSSSSSSSSSTNLINTVNSSSPSIPSTTITVSAPNYAQHFNQEILLDNNQNTTHLQFADSPIRNNSANIVEVVTSSPSSMDESSAASNWIDGILKDLIHSSNSVSIPQLINNVREIIYPCNPNLAMLLEYRLRLLTSDSSSAAVPAAPPPPPPPQNKTPVMKQTNTSNMHAYGAIHFQDSSLNQYWPVVPPTPLDSNNNNSVSLANTLPSPPPPPPPPQPPQQEKPEEDLVTAPATTTSTATATEMAVLTRKKTEEMNQQKKKDEEGLHLLTLLLQCAEAVSAENLEDANKMLLEISQLSTPFGTSAQRVAAYFSEAISARLVSSCLGIYATLPIVPHSQKVASAFQVFNGISPFVKFSHFTANQAIQEAFEREERVHIIDLDIMQGLQWPGLFHILASRPGGPPYVRLTGLGTSMEALEATGKRLSDFANKLGLPFEFFGVAEKVGNVDPERLNVSKAEAVAVHWLQHSLYDVTGSDTNTLWLLQRLAPKVITVVEQDLSNTGSFLGRFVEAIHYYSALFDSLGSSYGEESEERHVVEQQLLSREIRNVLAVGGPSRTGEPKFHNWREKLQQCGFRGISLAGNAATQASLLLGMFPSEGYTLVEDNGILKLGWKDLCLLTASAWRPPYTTAMAHHHS from the exons ATGGCTGCTTGTGCTTTGTTCACTGGTGCCAGTAACAACACTGCCGAAGATGGGAATgtcagcaccaccaccaccaccaccaacggCGCTGCTGCTGCCGGAAGTGGTAGTAGCCCTCTCACCAGTGCTTCCAGCAACATCAGCGCCagtgaagaacaacaacaacaacaacacatgcttcttctccatggtaCTAGTGGCTTCATGAATCAGCCTCATTGTGAGAGGAAATTAGTGAGAAAAAGAATGGCTTCTGAGATGGAACTTCACCCTTCCAtaaccaacaccaacaccaccaccaccaccatttcTGAGTATCCTAGGTTTCCTCGTAGAAccaccaacaacatcaacaccTCCTCTTTCATTCAAAAGGGCTCCCCAGTTGGTACAGGTAGTAATTGTAACTAtccttataataataataacaataacaataataatattaataataacaataatagtaaTAGTATTAGTGATGTTGTTGTATCAAGAGATAACGTTACTATTCCAAATTACCCCATTGTGACGCTCACAACCAACTACTCCACTATGATGCTACCTTCTctttcatcatcttcatcatcgtcatcatcttCTTCCACCAATCTCATCAACACCGTCAATTCTTCCTCGCCCTCAATACCCTCCACAACCATAACCGTTTCGGCTCCAAACTACGCTCAACACTTCAATCAAGAAATCCTACTTGACAACAATCAAAACACCACA CACCTGCAGTTTGCGGATTCTCCCATAAGGAACAACTCTGCAAATATTGTTGAGGTTGTTACTTCTTCGCCTTCTTCCATGGATGAAAGCTCAGCCGCTTCTAATTGGATCGATGGAATATTGAAGGATCTAATTCACAGCTCTAATAGTGTCTCAATCCCTCAGCTCATCAACAACGTCAGGGAGATTATATACCCTTGCAACCCAAACTTGGCCATGCTTCTTGAGTACAGGCTCCGCCTCCTCACTTCTGACTCCTCCTCCGCCGCCGTGCCCGCAGCACCACCGCCACCACCGCCTCCACAAAACAAAACTCCGGTTATGAAGCAAACAAATACTTCAAACATGCATGCTTACGGTGCTATACATTTTCAAGATTCATCTTTGAACCAGTACTGGCCTGTAGTACCGCCAACGCCGTTAGATtctaacaacaacaattcaGTTTCGTTGGCCAATACTTTACCATCACCGCCACCGCCTCCTCCGCCGCCACAGCCACCGCAACAAGAGAAACCCGAAGAAGATCTTGTTACAGCACCGGCAACCACCACGAGCACCGCCACCGCCACAGAAATGGCGGTGCTAACGAGAAAGAAAACCGAGGAGATGAATcaacagaagaagaaagacGAAGAAGGCTTGCACCTCCTCACACTACTCCTCCAGTGCGCAGAAGCAGTTTCAGCGGAGAATCTAGAAGACGCGAACAAGATGCTTCTAGAAATTTCTCAACTGTCGACGCCGTTCGGCACATCAGCGCAACGCGTGGCAGCGTATTTCTCGGAAGCCATATCCGCAAGGCTGGTCAGCTCTTGCCTCGGAATCTACGCAACGCTGCCAATCGTTCCTCACAGCCAGAAAGTGGCTTCCGCTTTCCAAGTCTTCAACGGAATCAGCCCCTTCGTCAAGTTCTCCCACTTCACCGCCAACCAAGCCATTCAAGAAGCGTTCGAGAGAGAAGAAAGGGTTCACATCATAGATCTAGATATAATGCAAGGCCTCCAGTGGCCTGGTCTCTTCCATATTCTGGCTTCCAGGCCCGGTGGGCCTCCTTACGTGAGACTCACGGGCCTTGGAACCTCTATGGAAGCGCTCGAGGCCACTGGTAAGCGGTTATCGGATTTTGCCAATAAGCTTGGCCTTCCGTTTGAATTCTTTGGCGTTGCGGAGAAAGTTGGGAACGTTGATCCTGAGAGGCTTAATGTTAGTAAGGCTGAGGCTGTTGCTGTTCATTGGTTGCAGCATTCTCTTTATGATGTTACTGGTTCGGACACAAACACTTTGTGGCTTTTGCAGAG GTTGGCACCTAAGGTGATAACAGTGGTAGAGCAAGACCTAAGCAACACAGGTTCATTCTTGGGAAGGTTTGTGGAAGCCATACACTACTACTCAGCACTATTTGACTCCCTTGGTTCAAGCTATGGAGAAGAGAGTGAGGAGAGACATGTGGTGGAGCAGCAACTACTCTCAAGGGAGATTCGGAATGTTCTAGCTGTTGGGGGTCCATCAAGGACTGGTGAACCAAAGTTTCATAACTGGAGGGAGAAGCTTCAACAATGTGGATTTAGAGGCATATCACTAGCTGGTAATGCTGCTACACAAGCAAGTTTGTTACTTGGTATGTTCCCTTCTGAAGGGTACACTTTGGTGGAGGACAATGGTATTCTTAAACTTGGTTGGAAGGATCTTTGTTTGCTCACTGCTTCAGCTTGGAGACCACCCTATACCACTGCAATGGCTCATCATCATAGTTAA